A part of Amycolatopsis camponoti genomic DNA contains:
- a CDS encoding pilin, with amino-acid sequence MRRRSVVLLGCTLAAAALLLGASAAHAETVQYVALAQSVDQVLSNIRTWIMGILAGVALVFLTIGGLRYLMASNDPGEIEKAKGAFKASGIGFGLAALAPLIVEILKTIVGGV; translated from the coding sequence CTGCGCCGTCGCTCGGTCGTTCTACTCGGTTGCACACTGGCCGCTGCGGCGCTGCTGCTCGGCGCGTCTGCCGCGCACGCCGAGACGGTGCAGTACGTCGCGCTCGCGCAGTCGGTCGACCAGGTCCTCTCGAATATCCGGACGTGGATCATGGGCATCCTCGCCGGCGTCGCCCTCGTGTTCCTGACCATCGGCGGCCTCCGCTACCTGATGGCGTCCAACGACCCGGGTGAGATCGAGAAGGCGAAAGGCGCGTTCAAGGCGTCCGGCATCGGGTTCGGTCTCGCCGCACTCGCGCCCCTCATCGTCGAAATCCTCAAGACCATCGTCGGCGGGGTGTAG
- a CDS encoding sigma-70 family RNA polymerase sigma factor, with translation MTRSRAEGGTWTVACVGLALPVLLPVAAKLTNRFRGEVHDIHAAVLTGFLEALTDVELTRPAILVRLRWAAYRAGHRTLREALDAASPVADLGARAPGPEHLGGHPDFVLLAAVKAGVLTVADAALIGDTRFGELSLADAAHARGQTYKAAQQARHRAERKLAAHLNALDENSAVSRPGVRRAPRRNVAGEPETTRRPVSPRSPKSGVGDRGTRLPARPRPSRSTSEPGAVQEASSCD, from the coding sequence GTGACGCGATCCCGCGCCGAGGGCGGGACGTGGACGGTCGCGTGCGTCGGACTGGCCCTGCCGGTGCTGCTGCCGGTCGCGGCGAAGCTGACCAACCGTTTCCGCGGCGAGGTCCACGACATCCACGCCGCAGTGCTGACCGGCTTCCTCGAAGCCCTCACCGACGTCGAACTCACCCGGCCCGCCATCCTCGTCCGGCTGCGCTGGGCCGCCTACCGCGCCGGCCACCGCACGTTGCGCGAGGCACTCGACGCCGCGTCCCCGGTCGCCGACCTCGGCGCTCGCGCACCCGGACCGGAACACCTCGGCGGACACCCGGACTTCGTCCTGCTCGCTGCTGTCAAGGCCGGCGTGCTCACCGTCGCGGACGCGGCGTTGATCGGCGACACGAGGTTCGGCGAGCTGTCGCTGGCCGACGCCGCACACGCCCGCGGCCAGACGTACAAGGCGGCCCAGCAGGCCCGGCACCGCGCCGAGCGCAAGCTCGCCGCCCACCTCAACGCCCTCGACGAGAACAGCGCCGTGTCACGACCGGGAGTGCGTCGCGCGCCGCGGCGGAATGTCGCCGGTGAGCCAGAGACGACGCGGCGGCCGGTGTCTCCCCGCTCGCCGAAATCCGGAGTTGGTGACCGCGGGACGCGACTGCCCGCGCGCCCTCGCCCATCCCGGTCCACTTCGGAACCGGGCGCCGTTCAGGAGGCGTCCTCATGCGACTGA
- a CDS encoding TRM11 family SAM-dependent methyltransferase, giving the protein MTTTTPSPADEPTMPLSRVLIDALDNTPVTSASTGGDELPVSVWATAQTSPAAQRKGRYVPESTAHPAKMLPAVAAHAIERYTKPGEVVLDPMCGIGTTLVEAIDLGRRAVGVEYEPHWADIAGANLRFARERGHDHDHDGQVVRGDARQLNALLPEQYVGQVALVVTSPPYGPSVHGLVNTDREAGVDKVSKRHYRYGSALDRGNLANVGHHRLLAGFTRILTACARVLRPGGHVAITVRPWREHAELIDLPSQVAACGAAAGLIPVERCVALLARVADEGLVVRGSFFQRDFIRKQRESGLPLHLIAHEDVVVFKAAGGRAREDAIRRAGHISVHHEYGAIGPGHWAA; this is encoded by the coding sequence ATGACCACCACCACGCCGTCGCCGGCCGACGAGCCGACGATGCCGCTGTCCCGCGTCTTGATCGACGCCCTCGACAACACCCCGGTCACCAGCGCGTCGACGGGAGGAGACGAGCTGCCGGTGTCGGTGTGGGCGACCGCGCAGACGTCGCCGGCCGCGCAGCGCAAGGGCCGGTACGTGCCGGAGTCGACCGCGCACCCGGCCAAGATGTTGCCCGCCGTCGCCGCGCACGCGATCGAGCGGTACACGAAGCCTGGGGAGGTGGTGCTGGACCCGATGTGCGGGATCGGCACCACGTTGGTCGAGGCGATCGACCTCGGCCGCCGTGCGGTCGGCGTTGAGTACGAGCCCCACTGGGCCGACATCGCCGGTGCGAACCTGCGCTTCGCCCGCGAGCGCGGCCACGACCACGACCACGACGGCCAGGTCGTCCGCGGCGACGCCCGACAACTCAATGCGCTGTTGCCGGAGCAGTACGTCGGCCAGGTCGCTCTGGTCGTCACCTCGCCGCCGTACGGCCCGTCGGTGCACGGCTTGGTCAACACGGACCGGGAGGCCGGAGTCGACAAGGTCAGCAAGCGGCATTACCGCTACGGCAGCGCGCTCGACCGCGGCAATCTTGCCAACGTCGGCCACCATCGGCTCCTGGCCGGCTTCACCCGCATCCTCACCGCCTGCGCGCGTGTCCTGCGCCCGGGCGGCCACGTGGCGATCACGGTGCGCCCGTGGCGCGAGCACGCCGAGCTGATCGATCTACCGTCTCAAGTCGCGGCCTGCGGAGCCGCGGCCGGGCTGATTCCGGTCGAGCGATGCGTGGCCCTACTCGCTCGAGTCGCCGACGAAGGGCTGGTTGTGCGCGGGAGCTTCTTCCAACGCGACTTCATCCGCAAGCAGCGTGAGAGCGGGCTCCCATTGCACCTGATCGCTCACGAGGACGTCGTCGTCTTCAAGGCAGCCGGTGGCCGTGCTCGAGAGGATGCGATCCGCCGGGCCGGGCACATCAGCGTCCACCACGAGTACGGCGCGATCGGGCCCGGCCACTGGGCGGCCTGA
- a CDS encoding aldehyde dehydrogenase family protein, whose amino-acid sequence MTTEMPAFREEIFGPVAPVVVVRDADEAVEVANATEYGLVAAVQTGSLERGRDLAQRLRTGIVHVNDQTLNNDAYAPFGGTGASGNGARFGSQSSWDEFTQWQRVTYREAAHPFPF is encoded by the coding sequence GTGACCACCGAGATGCCCGCATTCCGCGAGGAGATCTTCGGCCCGGTCGCACCCGTCGTGGTAGTCCGCGACGCCGACGAAGCGGTCGAGGTCGCGAACGCCACCGAGTACGGCCTGGTCGCAGCGGTGCAGACGGGCTCGCTGGAGCGGGGCCGCGACCTCGCCCAGCGTCTGCGGACGGGCATCGTGCACGTCAACGACCAGACGCTCAACAACGACGCGTACGCCCCCTTCGGCGGCACGGGGGCGTCCGGCAATGGCGCTCGGTTCGGCTCGCAGAGCAGCTGGGACGAGTTCACCCAGTGGCAGCGGGTCACCTACCGGGAGGCAGCGCACCCGTTCCCGTTCTGA
- a CDS encoding (R)-mandelonitrile lyase — translation MDFIPVNETVKTPAERFTGDVYLTMIKTPEPPSRLVASLVRFTPGARTNWHSHAVGQTLHVTEGAGLVVNRDGQVIRMRAGDTVWTPPGEEHWHGGTNTNCMSHLAMLEGPEEGGDGTTWLEPVTDDQYRTAHDA, via the coding sequence GTGGACTTCATCCCCGTCAACGAGACCGTCAAGACCCCGGCCGAACGGTTCACCGGCGACGTCTACCTCACCATGATCAAGACACCCGAGCCGCCGTCGCGCTTGGTCGCGTCCCTCGTCCGATTCACCCCCGGCGCCCGCACGAACTGGCACTCCCACGCCGTCGGGCAGACCCTCCACGTCACCGAAGGCGCCGGCCTGGTCGTCAACCGCGACGGTCAGGTGATCCGTATGCGCGCCGGCGACACCGTCTGGACCCCGCCCGGCGAGGAGCACTGGCACGGCGGCACGAACACGAACTGCATGAGCCACCTCGCCATGCTCGAAGGCCCGGAAGAAGGCGGCGACGGCACCACGTGGCTCGAACCCGTCACCGACGACCAATACCGCACCGCGCACGACGCCTGA
- a CDS encoding carboxymuconolactone decarboxylase family protein — protein MTDNSQPEPSGAQKLFGDFAPALVHFTDDVLFGEVWKRTELTPKERSLVTVAALATNGNTEQLVFHLGLAKENGNTETELIEAITHLAFYAGWPQAMAAMAVAKKVFRS, from the coding sequence ATGACCGATAATTCCCAGCCCGAGCCGTCCGGCGCGCAGAAACTCTTCGGCGACTTCGCCCCGGCGCTGGTGCACTTCACCGACGACGTGCTCTTCGGCGAAGTGTGGAAGCGCACCGAACTGACACCGAAGGAACGCAGCCTCGTCACGGTCGCCGCGCTGGCCACCAACGGCAACACCGAGCAACTCGTCTTCCACCTCGGCCTGGCCAAGGAGAACGGCAACACCGAGACCGAGCTGATCGAAGCGATCACCCACCTGGCCTTCTACGCTGGCTGGCCGCAGGCCATGGCGGCCATGGCGGTCGCCAAGAAGGTCTTCCGCAGCTGA
- a CDS encoding MFS transporter — translation MTPSETTTVQPVTGGATATVAAALLGFFVVTLDGVVVNVALPAVRADLGGGITGLQWVIDGYTLMFAAFLLSAGSLADRIGAKRAFGLGVAVFVLSSLACGVAPTLPTLVVCRLLQGAAAAVVMPSSMALIGQAFPDRVRRARAVAVWAMGGAVASSAGPVLGGVLTLASWRWIFLINLPAGAVALALLARVAPSAHHRVPFDRPGQITGVLAMAASVYGAIEAGRAGLTAPHVVAAFVVAVASMVVFVLVERRVAAPMLPLELFRSRIVVTVVVIGFAFMVGYYGMPFVLSLLLQNQGLSAVRTGVVFLPMMLAGLVLTPLVPRVTERTGTRPVVVTGLALMTAGLAVVALLLATTPTWVIAAVMVLVGLAGPTVIPPVIAVLLGAVDAARAGTASGVLNTSRQLGGALAVAVFGALLNAPSGLAAGMRVSLLLAAAVAAAAAFAAFAGLRTSH, via the coding sequence GTGACCCCTTCCGAGACGACCACGGTCCAGCCGGTGACCGGCGGTGCCACCGCCACGGTGGCGGCAGCCCTGCTGGGCTTCTTCGTCGTCACCTTGGACGGCGTCGTCGTGAACGTCGCCCTGCCGGCCGTACGGGCCGACCTGGGCGGGGGCATCACTGGACTGCAGTGGGTGATCGACGGCTACACGCTGATGTTCGCCGCGTTCCTGCTCTCGGCCGGATCGCTGGCCGACCGGATCGGCGCGAAGCGGGCGTTCGGCCTCGGCGTGGCCGTGTTCGTGCTCTCCTCGTTGGCCTGCGGCGTCGCTCCGACCCTGCCCACGCTCGTGGTCTGCCGGCTCCTGCAAGGTGCCGCGGCGGCCGTGGTGATGCCGTCGTCGATGGCTCTGATCGGCCAGGCGTTCCCGGATCGGGTGCGCCGGGCGCGGGCGGTCGCCGTGTGGGCGATGGGCGGCGCGGTCGCCTCGTCGGCCGGGCCGGTGCTGGGCGGCGTGCTGACGCTCGCGAGCTGGCGGTGGATCTTCCTGATCAACCTGCCCGCCGGAGCCGTGGCGCTGGCTCTGCTCGCTCGAGTGGCGCCTTCGGCACACCACCGGGTGCCCTTCGACCGGCCCGGCCAGATCACCGGGGTCCTCGCCATGGCCGCGTCGGTCTACGGCGCCATCGAGGCCGGTCGGGCCGGCTTGACCGCTCCCCACGTCGTGGCCGCCTTCGTCGTCGCCGTCGCGAGCATGGTCGTGTTCGTGCTGGTCGAACGGCGAGTCGCGGCTCCGATGCTGCCGCTGGAGCTGTTTCGATCTCGGATCGTGGTCACGGTGGTCGTGATCGGGTTCGCGTTCATGGTCGGCTACTACGGGATGCCGTTCGTGCTGAGCCTGCTCCTGCAGAACCAGGGGCTGTCGGCCGTGCGGACCGGCGTGGTGTTCCTCCCGATGATGCTCGCCGGGCTCGTGCTGACCCCGCTCGTACCGCGCGTGACCGAACGGACCGGGACCCGGCCGGTGGTCGTGACCGGGCTGGCGCTGATGACGGCCGGTCTCGCCGTCGTCGCCCTCCTGCTCGCGACGACACCCACCTGGGTGATTGCCGCGGTCATGGTGCTCGTCGGGCTCGCCGGCCCGACCGTGATCCCGCCGGTCATCGCGGTGCTCCTCGGCGCCGTCGATGCGGCGCGCGCCGGCACGGCCAGCGGCGTGCTCAACACCAGCCGCCAGCTCGGCGGCGCGCTGGCCGTCGCCGTGTTCGGCGCCCTCTTGAACGCCCCGTCGGGTCTGGCCGCCGGGATGCGGGTCAGCCTCCTGCTCGCCGCGGCCGTCGCGGCGGCAGCGGCCTTCGCCGCGTTCGCGGGACTCCGCACTTCCCACTAG
- a CDS encoding MmyB family transcriptional regulator — MNAKSTEVRDFLVTRRAKITPDRAGLQHYGGNRRVPGLRREEVAMLAGVSADYYTRVEKGNLAGVSDSVLDAIAGALQLDEAERVYLFDLARAANAAGRPRTAAAQRRRSPQRVRPVVQQILDSMTTTAAFVRNGRLDILATNMLGRALYSPVFDSSTRTSSVSLPNLARFGFLDPAARDYFPDYDKSCHTSVAILRTEAGRDPHNRDLSDLIGELSTRSEDFRTRWAAHDVRLHRTGTKCFCHPVVGELTLAFEAMDLTADSGLTLTAYTVPPDTPSTERLQLLASWVATTLTAGRPR; from the coding sequence GTGAACGCCAAGAGCACCGAGGTCCGCGACTTCCTGGTCACCCGGCGGGCCAAGATCACTCCGGACCGGGCCGGCCTGCAGCACTACGGCGGCAACCGCCGGGTGCCGGGCCTGCGCCGCGAAGAGGTCGCCATGCTCGCGGGTGTCTCCGCCGACTACTACACCCGCGTCGAAAAGGGCAATCTCGCCGGCGTCTCCGACAGCGTCCTCGACGCCATCGCCGGAGCTCTCCAGCTCGACGAGGCCGAACGCGTGTACCTGTTCGACCTCGCCCGCGCCGCCAACGCCGCCGGTCGCCCGCGCACCGCCGCAGCCCAGCGCCGCCGGTCGCCGCAGCGGGTGCGGCCGGTGGTGCAGCAGATCCTCGACAGCATGACGACGACGGCCGCCTTCGTCCGCAACGGCCGCCTGGACATCTTGGCGACCAACATGCTGGGCCGCGCGCTGTATTCGCCGGTGTTCGACAGTTCCACCCGTACCAGTTCGGTGTCGCTGCCCAACCTCGCCCGGTTCGGCTTCCTGGACCCGGCTGCCCGCGACTACTTCCCCGACTACGACAAGTCTTGCCACACGTCAGTCGCGATCCTGCGCACCGAGGCCGGTCGTGATCCGCACAACCGGGATCTGTCGGACCTCATCGGGGAGCTCAGTACCCGCAGTGAAGACTTCCGCACCCGCTGGGCCGCCCACGACGTCCGGCTGCACCGGACGGGCACAAAGTGCTTCTGCCACCCGGTGGTCGGCGAGCTGACCCTCGCCTTCGAAGCCATGGACCTGACCGCGGACAGCGGGCTCACCCTCACGGCGTACACAGTACCTCCCGACACGCCCTCCACCGAACGGCTCCAGCTGCTGGCCAGCTGGGTCGCCACCACCCTCACAGCAGGGCGTCCGCGGTGA
- a CDS encoding xanthine dehydrogenase family protein molybdopterin-binding subunit, producing MTQPRIAVGTPQSRVDGRLKVTGRALYAADHPTDGVLYAAVVDSSVGRGRVTGIDDRATRAHPGVLRVISYLNAPRLPYVDNPGSNNPAPNSRLRVFQDDRVRFFGQPVAAVVATTHESAQQGARLVKVSYAAEQPVTDLATAPADEPATYARGDADSALNTAPVRLDLTYRTARNHHNPMEPHATIARWDGNQLTVWDKTQWVVGGTQQELAAVFGIPQTSVRVISPFVGGAFGSGLRAWPHSTIAALAARETGRPVKLVLARRQLYFGTGFRPAYSYRLRAGSDRTGRLTAMTHDIRGETSSYETFTEAMLAPGQMLYSMPNVRQAYATVPLDVNTPIWMRGPGYASAALVIESAMDELAHQLGIDPIELRKRNEPAADESTGQPFSTRRLRECYDVGAREFGWQRRNPKPASTKDGDWLIGTGMAAAVYDTARAPAQAHVRLNADGTALVQAATSDMGPGTYTSMPQVAADALGLTMDTVEFRLGDSLMPPTPPHGGSMTMASVGSAVQDGCDKVRRQAITLAVNDPRSPLHGVNPDDVIVRKGRMQAKNDPTRGETYRQVLARNGRDHLEVIGSWAPSEQNRFSMYGYGAVFAEVAVDARLGLVRIRRMLGVYDAGRIVNPKLADSQALGGMVGGIGAALLEHTVTDPRDGRIVNANLADYLVPVNADVHDLRAIYLDGEDREADPLGVKGLAELVLVGVAPAIANAVFHATGRRIRDFPITADALL from the coding sequence ATGACCCAACCCCGCATCGCCGTCGGCACTCCGCAGTCCCGAGTGGACGGACGGCTCAAGGTGACCGGGCGCGCGCTCTACGCCGCCGACCACCCGACCGACGGCGTCCTGTACGCGGCCGTGGTCGACAGCAGCGTCGGGCGCGGCCGCGTCACGGGCATCGACGACCGCGCTACCCGTGCCCACCCTGGTGTCCTGCGGGTGATCAGCTACCTCAACGCTCCTCGACTGCCCTATGTGGACAATCCGGGGTCGAACAACCCGGCGCCGAACTCGCGGTTGCGCGTCTTCCAGGACGACCGCGTGCGGTTCTTCGGCCAGCCGGTCGCCGCCGTGGTCGCCACCACCCACGAATCCGCCCAGCAGGGCGCGCGCCTGGTGAAGGTGTCCTACGCCGCCGAGCAGCCCGTCACCGACCTGGCCACCGCCCCGGCCGACGAGCCGGCGACCTACGCGCGCGGCGACGCCGACAGCGCGCTGAACACCGCACCGGTCCGGCTGGACCTGACCTACCGAACCGCCCGCAACCACCACAATCCGATGGAACCGCACGCCACCATCGCCCGCTGGGACGGCAACCAGCTGACGGTGTGGGACAAGACCCAGTGGGTGGTCGGTGGCACGCAACAAGAACTCGCGGCCGTGTTCGGCATCCCGCAGACCTCGGTCCGGGTGATCTCCCCCTTCGTCGGCGGCGCGTTCGGCAGCGGCCTGCGGGCCTGGCCGCACAGCACCATCGCCGCGCTCGCCGCCCGCGAGACCGGCCGTCCGGTCAAGCTCGTCCTCGCCCGCCGGCAGCTGTACTTCGGCACCGGGTTCCGGCCCGCCTACTCCTACCGGCTCCGGGCCGGCAGCGACCGCACCGGGCGGCTCACCGCGATGACGCACGACATCCGCGGCGAGACGTCCAGCTACGAGACGTTCACCGAGGCGATGCTGGCGCCGGGCCAGATGCTCTACAGCATGCCGAACGTCCGCCAGGCGTACGCCACCGTGCCGCTGGACGTGAACACCCCGATCTGGATGCGCGGACCGGGCTACGCCTCCGCCGCCCTCGTCATCGAATCCGCGATGGACGAACTCGCGCACCAGCTCGGCATCGACCCCATCGAGTTGCGCAAGCGCAACGAACCCGCGGCCGACGAATCCACCGGGCAGCCGTTCTCCACCCGCCGGCTACGCGAATGCTACGACGTCGGCGCCCGGGAATTCGGCTGGCAACGGCGCAACCCGAAGCCGGCGTCCACCAAGGACGGTGACTGGCTGATCGGCACCGGCATGGCCGCCGCGGTCTACGACACCGCCCGCGCCCCCGCGCAGGCCCACGTCCGGCTCAACGCCGACGGCACCGCGCTGGTCCAGGCCGCGACCAGCGACATGGGCCCCGGCACCTACACCTCCATGCCCCAGGTCGCCGCCGACGCACTCGGCCTGACCATGGACACCGTCGAGTTCCGGCTCGGCGACTCGCTCATGCCGCCGACCCCGCCCCACGGCGGCTCCATGACCATGGCCAGCGTCGGTTCCGCCGTCCAGGACGGCTGCGACAAGGTCCGCCGCCAGGCGATCACCCTGGCCGTCAACGACCCGCGCTCTCCCCTGCACGGCGTCAATCCCGACGACGTCATCGTCCGGAAAGGACGGATGCAGGCGAAGAACGACCCGACGCGCGGCGAGACCTACCGCCAGGTGCTGGCCCGCAACGGCCGCGATCACCTCGAGGTGATCGGGTCCTGGGCGCCCTCGGAGCAGAACCGGTTCTCGATGTACGGCTACGGCGCGGTGTTCGCCGAAGTCGCCGTCGACGCCCGCCTCGGCCTGGTTCGCATCCGGCGCATGCTCGGCGTCTACGACGCGGGCCGGATCGTCAACCCCAAGCTCGCCGACAGCCAGGCCCTCGGCGGCATGGTCGGCGGCATCGGCGCCGCCCTGCTCGAGCACACCGTCACCGACCCGCGCGACGGCCGCATCGTCAACGCCAACCTCGCCGACTACCTCGTCCCGGTCAACGCCGACGTCCACGATCTCCGCGCCATCTACCTCGACGGCGAAGACCGCGAAGCCGACCCGCTCGGCGTCAAGGGGTTGGCCGAGCTGGTGCTGGTGGGCGTGGCCCCGGCCATCGCCAACGCGGTCTTCCACGCCACCGGACGGCGGATCCGCGACTTCCCCATCACCGCGGACGCCCTGCTGTGA
- a CDS encoding FAD binding domain-containing protein: MESFSYTKVPDVRAAIAAGQRGGRYIAGGTTLVDLMRETVERPGALVDITRLPLTGISPTPGGGLRIGALVRMADAAADPRVRSAFPVVSEALELSASAQLRNMATIGGNIMQRTRCAYFRDVTANCNKREPGSGCAALDGYNRGHAILGGSPACVATHPSDAAVAFAALEAIVHLQGPVGERTIPFADFHLPPGSTPDREQALRPGELITAVELPALPRLSRSGYLKVRDRQSYEFALTSAAVALQIQGGVIRAAKVAAGGVGTVPWKLPAVERHLLGKRPSDALWAEAAQRAADGARPLAHNGFKVELLKRTVERQLRVVGGTR, from the coding sequence ATGGAGTCCTTCTCCTACACCAAAGTGCCCGACGTCCGGGCCGCCATCGCCGCCGGGCAGCGGGGCGGACGGTACATCGCCGGCGGCACGACGCTGGTCGACCTGATGCGCGAGACCGTGGAGCGCCCGGGTGCGCTCGTCGACATCACCAGGCTGCCGCTCACCGGCATCTCCCCCACGCCGGGCGGCGGCCTGCGGATCGGCGCGCTGGTGCGGATGGCCGACGCCGCCGCCGACCCGCGCGTGCGATCCGCTTTTCCGGTCGTCTCGGAGGCCCTGGAGCTGAGCGCGTCCGCCCAGCTGCGCAACATGGCCACCATCGGCGGGAACATCATGCAGCGCACCCGCTGCGCCTACTTCCGTGACGTGACCGCGAACTGCAACAAACGCGAACCGGGTTCGGGCTGCGCCGCCCTCGACGGCTACAACCGCGGTCACGCCATCCTCGGCGGCTCCCCGGCATGCGTCGCCACGCACCCGTCGGACGCCGCGGTCGCGTTCGCCGCCCTCGAGGCGATCGTGCACCTGCAAGGCCCGGTCGGCGAACGCACCATCCCCTTTGCCGACTTCCACCTGCCGCCGGGCAGCACCCCGGACCGGGAACAGGCCCTGCGGCCGGGCGAACTGATCACCGCCGTGGAGCTCCCGGCCCTCCCACGCCTGTCCCGGTCCGGCTACCTCAAGGTGCGCGACCGGCAGAGCTACGAGTTCGCCCTGACCTCGGCCGCGGTCGCCCTCCAGATCCAGGGCGGCGTGATCCGCGCGGCGAAGGTCGCCGCCGGCGGTGTCGGCACCGTCCCGTGGAAACTGCCCGCCGTCGAGCGGCACCTGCTCGGCAAACGACCGTCGGACGCGCTGTGGGCCGAGGCCGCACAGCGAGCCGCGGACGGCGCCCGGCCACTGGCACACAACGGATTCAAGGTCGAGTTGCTCAAGCGCACGGTCGAACGCCAGCTGCGCGTCGTGGGAGGCACCCGATGA
- a CDS encoding (2Fe-2S)-binding protein, translating to MSPESPLPAGGTEAESPTAHSRRTFIAASAVGGAVAVAGPALLGAAPAAAAGAGASSSQVSLTVNGTRYTVTVDNRTSLLDLLREHFGLTGTKKGCDAGACGACTVLVDDRRVNGCLTLAVRLDGARVTTIEGLSPGDNRPLHPLQQAFVDQDAFQCGYCTPGQIMSGVGCLKEGHTGSPEEIREWMSGNICRCGCYVKIVKAIQQAKG from the coding sequence ATGTCCCCCGAATCTCCCTTGCCGGCCGGTGGCACCGAGGCGGAGTCGCCCACGGCCCACTCCCGGCGGACGTTCATCGCGGCGTCGGCGGTCGGTGGCGCCGTCGCCGTGGCCGGACCGGCGTTACTGGGCGCCGCGCCCGCGGCCGCCGCGGGCGCGGGCGCGTCGAGCAGCCAAGTTTCCTTGACCGTCAACGGAACCCGGTACACCGTCACCGTGGACAACCGGACCTCGCTGCTGGACCTGCTGCGCGAGCACTTCGGCTTGACCGGCACGAAGAAGGGCTGCGACGCGGGCGCGTGTGGCGCCTGCACGGTCCTCGTCGACGACCGGCGGGTCAACGGCTGCCTGACGCTGGCGGTGCGGCTGGACGGCGCGCGGGTCACCACCATCGAAGGTCTGTCACCCGGCGACAACAGGCCACTGCACCCGTTGCAGCAGGCGTTCGTCGACCAGGACGCGTTCCAGTGCGGGTACTGCACGCCCGGGCAGATCATGTCCGGCGTTGGCTGCCTCAAGGAGGGACACACCGGATCGCCGGAAGAGATCCGGGAGTGGATGAGCGGGAACATCTGCCGCTGCGGCTGTTACGTGAAGATCGTCAAAGCCATCCAGCAAGCGAAGGGCTGA
- a CDS encoding MFS transporter yields the protein MHTGTTPGRLPAVVWVLAAGTFLMGTTEFVVAGLLPELAADLDVSVSQAGLLITAFALGMIVGSPTMALATLRLPQRRTLVLALAVFSLGHVVAALSGSLVIVLAARVVTALATGAFWSVGFVVATAAAGPRDSTRAIGVMMGGLTLANVIGVPLGSLAGQLTGWRGPFWALAVLSALAAAVIGRFIPAREQHAQVSVRAEIRALRQGRLWLALAAAMLIMGGVLAAYTYLTPLLTGRAGIPAGVVPLALIAFGAGALGGTAAAGRLGDRRPLTTTITAAAATAVVLFLMIPLSTSPVAAVVLVFLMALTGFSVNPVVTALAVRYAGDAPTLTSALSTSAFNTGIAAGTAIAGSALDSLGVTGPSLVGAVIAALTLLPLTVLAARSRATKPAALDHEKHEKHKKEEVAVPC from the coding sequence ATGCACACCGGGACCACTCCCGGCCGCCTTCCTGCCGTCGTCTGGGTGCTCGCCGCCGGGACGTTCCTGATGGGAACCACCGAGTTCGTCGTCGCCGGTCTGCTGCCCGAGCTGGCCGCGGACCTCGACGTCAGCGTCTCGCAGGCCGGCCTGCTGATCACCGCCTTCGCACTGGGCATGATCGTCGGCTCGCCCACCATGGCCCTGGCCACCCTGCGGCTGCCGCAGCGCCGGACCCTCGTCCTGGCGCTGGCCGTGTTCAGCCTCGGGCACGTCGTCGCCGCGCTCAGCGGCTCCCTCGTGATCGTCCTCGCCGCCCGCGTCGTCACCGCCCTGGCCACCGGCGCGTTCTGGTCCGTCGGCTTCGTCGTCGCCACCGCCGCGGCCGGTCCGCGGGACTCGACGCGGGCCATCGGCGTCATGATGGGCGGCCTGACCCTGGCCAACGTCATCGGCGTGCCGCTCGGCTCCCTGGCCGGCCAGCTCACCGGCTGGCGCGGCCCGTTCTGGGCCCTGGCCGTGCTTTCCGCGCTCGCCGCGGCCGTCATCGGGCGGTTCATCCCCGCTCGCGAGCAGCACGCCCAGGTGTCCGTCCGAGCCGAGATCCGGGCTCTGCGCCAGGGCCGGCTGTGGCTGGCGCTGGCCGCCGCGATGCTGATCATGGGCGGTGTCCTGGCCGCCTACACCTACCTCACCCCGCTGCTGACCGGCCGCGCCGGCATCCCGGCCGGCGTCGTCCCGCTCGCCCTCATCGCCTTCGGCGCCGGTGCCCTCGGCGGCACGGCGGCCGCCGGCCGGCTGGGCGACCGGCGGCCGCTGACGACCACCATCACCGCGGCCGCGGCCACCGCCGTCGTGCTGTTCCTGATGATCCCGCTGTCCACGAGCCCTGTCGCGGCCGTCGTCCTCGTCTTCCTGATGGCCCTGACCGGATTCAGCGTCAACCCGGTCGTCACCGCGCTCGCCGTCCGCTACGCCGGCGACGCGCCGACCCTGACGTCCGCGTTGAGCACGTCGGCCTTCAACACCGGCATCGCGGCCGGGACAGCCATCGCGGGCTCGGCGCTGGACTCGCTCGGGGTGACCGGACCGTCCCTGGTCGGAGCGGTCATCGCCGCCCTCACCCTGTTGCCCCTCACCGTCCTCGCGGCCCGATCGCGCGCCACGAAACCGGCGGCCCTCGACCACGAGAAGCACGAGAAGCACAAGAAGGAGGAGGTCGCCGTACCGTGTTGA